Genomic segment of Citrus sinensis cultivar Valencia sweet orange chromosome 7, DVS_A1.0, whole genome shotgun sequence:
ATATGTGCAACGACTTTTGTTACGTACATAACCCAGCAGATTGAGATAGTCGGTTCGATAAAATCCAGTGTTCTTCTTGCCACTTACAATCTCAAGCAACAATACTCCAAAGCTAAACACATcagatttaattgaaaatattccTTCGAATGCGTATTCGGGGGACATATAACCACTGTAATtcaataattgataaataataatcagtAATTTATGCATAACTTAAtcactttaattttgatttgtgtCATTCACTTACTAAGTCCCGACGATCCTACTAGTGTTTGCTTGTAACTCATTTTCTCCAAAAATTCTTGCCATTCCAAAATCTGATATTTTGGGATTCATGTCTTTATTCAACAAGATGTTACTGGCTTTTAAATCTCGATGAATGATTCGCATTCTCGAATATTGATAAAGATAAAGAAGCCCTTGAGCTATCCCTTCAATAATCCGAAGACGTGTTACCCAATCTAATAACATTCGCTTGGTTGGATctaatttacaacaaaagaaCTAAACGTCATTATgcatgaaaacaaaaaaaatgtagacCACATTATCTAACGTAAATTGATCTAgtgacttaatttttttttaataaaaaatctgaTAATTGGATGATGTTAAtcattaaacttaaaaatagcTAAATGAAATAGTAAAtgttaaatattcttttaggTTAGGCAAACAAAGGATTGGATTGAACTAgttattaagatttaattggattggataagactgaattattttatagtcACGTTTTGTGTTTGGTTTAGTATTGGACGAGATCATATTAAATAGGGGCGAAGTTATGAGGGGGCTAACCCGAGCtgtttcttgaaaaaaaattaatcaattataaatttactctttttaaaaaacttatagtgaaatataaaaatataactaataattatagtCAATATCTATTTTCTCTAAATCGAAAAACTCACCTAAATCCCTAACTAATTGATCCAATTATCCAAAGTCTAAATTCCCCAAAACTCAGTTGTTCAAGTCATCAAGTTGCCACCTCATGGGTGACGGCTAGCCTCTGCCGCACCCACATGCTCATACTGTTTTTGAATTAGTTATTAGCTTAtacttttgtcaaattttttgataaaataattaataattctctaatGTATTATTATCGCAGATAGTATCTCTAATGTATTACTATCgcagataaaataatttagatacGATATATGAGTTTTCTTTTCTGAAGAATCACATgacaaaattttgttgatagtatttttttattatttacattgtACTTTTATAGTTTTTCTTGCTTGTCTAGtgtattttaatcattttatttgtatagaataatttttttgagaagtaattgagttttaaaaaaaatctagccCACCCCAAAAAATAGTGCTAGCTTCGCCACTgatattaaatttagtttaagGAAGTTAAAAAAGCTATTTAAAAAGTATgattatttcttaaatttatattgttaattattgaatattatattagatattcaatttcaatataaattaataattgaataattttgatatttagtaTTATGTAGTAGTTTGAATAAATTACTGAATGTAATTATATGtttaatcttaaattaaatgcTAAATGCtattttacataaattaatgaataaaatttggaaatgtAATATAGGCTAAATtctagtttaaataaattttgaaataaatttttgatatgtaattttatttattaaatattagttCAAACAAAtgtatgaataaaatttgaagtaaGGAACATGTAAGaataagaaacaaatgcaATAACTaaccgaaaagaaagaagtccAAGCTTTTGTTAGGCATGTATTCATAGATCAGAATCTTCTCATCTTTATCTATGCAGCAGCCCAAAAGTCTCACAAGATTCTTGTGCTGAACCTTGGCTATCACCGAAGCTTCATTTTTCATCTCTCGCAATCCTTGTCCAGATCTTCCTGAAAGCCGTTTCACAGCTATCTCATCTCCTTTTGCTAATACTCCCTGAAATTGTAGTtcttgttaaataataattagtccATAAGCTTGTtgccaaaattaaaattttaccttGTATACAGGACCAAAACCACCTTCCCCGAGTTTATTTGTGGCAGAGAAATTATTTGTGGCTGCACAAACACTGGAAAAACTGAAAAAGGGCAATTCAATTTGCTTTTTTCCACCGTTTCCATGCTTATTTGCTTCAGTAAGCTCTATGTTAATAGCTTGTCGGTTCATACCCAAATCAAATCGCATCAAATCCTCCCCTGAATGGTGaagacataaaaaatattcgtACTATATACTCGATCAAACAATCATATGTTATATATGCTATGcgtgataaattaattaactattctTACGTACCTTTGCTTTCCGGATTTCTCTTCacataacaaataataatcaaaccCAAGGGTATCATCCCACACGCAGTTGCGGTCAGCAGCATCAAGACGATTACAGAAGGCCTCGCAGCGAATGTTAATATTAAGGCGACGAATGAAGCCATTACTAAATTAACAACAGTGATGACTACATAACGCTCCATTGAGCTCAACTGATTACTAGCCCCAGTTGATACAGTTCATCTTAAAGGAAATTTACTAATTAGAAAGTAACAAAGACTTTTCTTTTAGAACGTATAAAATATGATTGACGCTGAAAATAGTCTTATCCAATTAAGTCTTGCGTGCCGACTCATAAACGTTGAATCATTAGACTGATTTGTGTTGattatcatatataaaaacaaacaggtCCTAATACTAAGACTTTAGCTAGTTCCCAAGTCTACACTTACCGCGTCCGTGACTCACGAGTGGAGTTCCAATTAACTGTGAAAGTGATCTACTGCGAGAATACTAAAAGAAATGATTAGTCCAACCACAGCCAAGTTTGATTTGGGAAGGCCCAAAAACCTTCGATGATCAGAATTCTTGTAATTAAAGAAGAATCAGGTAATAAGTTATACCTGTTCgatcaataattttgaatatcaCCCCTCTGCTGTTAACAATCTTAAAAAATCGAAGGTTGGTTCTATAAAACCAGGattcacataattaaaaaaataatatgtgtcacttttcaataaatttctttataccacatcagtttgtacataccaatttgtataaaattatttgtactaTATCATTATTGAATTGATAAAGTGAATAGATTCATCTTTCACTAGCTTTGTGCATTTTTGTGTGTAAAAAGCATcactcaaaaaagaaaataataaagcctTTTATGATCCCCTAGAAACGAAGGAttctaatcaattttttttttctttccatcAGACCTCTTCAACGCTTAAAGTATACTAGGGATGCACAAATAGCGGCAAAACTGGAAATGCATATATAAAGTGTTCTGGACAATGGAGATGatataattttagtattttagaTACTCAACTATTTATGGGCCACTTCTGCTTGTAGCCCAATGGCATGGGGCTCACCCTTTAAATAAGGTCGATTTCCACCAAAGCAACATTAGTAAGAACAGATTTTCGAGATTACTGCTAATTTAGGGTCCtgtaatttttagttattttaaatcgtatgtatatatttgcaacaaattaaaaaagaataaaggatttctcaaaaaatgaaaaaagaaaaaaaaaactaatactTTTGTGTTATGCTGTTAGATTTGGAAAAGCCTTTACAGTGATTGGatagatttttatttgcttaacaattattttactgctaattttatatttaacaattctTTATAATCAGTAAACATGGTACTTCTGATAATAAAAACACTccttgatttgaaaaaaattaatcatttgatCATGGATATCAACGGATCGCGCACTTTGcaattttcattattcttgTTGCCTTGGTGTCTGCTGTCTTCTTGATTGTCCACTACCTGTTAAGAATAAGTTGAGTCAGCTCTGTGAGGCTCTGTGATGTCAGCAAATTGTTAAGTGAAGTAATGAGTCAGATGCCACGCTACACAAGCTACTGGAAGATTATTATGCATGTTGTTAAAAGTTTGTTATAAGTCTGTTATTTCCCACCAAAATGTTGTGGTGAATAGTAGTGTGTGCATATGATTCTGCTACATTCACAAAGTTCCAG
This window contains:
- the LOC102620661 gene encoding G-type lectin S-receptor-like serine/threonine-protein kinase CES101 isoform X2, whose amino-acid sequence is MERYVVITVVNLVMASFVALILTFAARPSVIVLMLLTATACGMIPLGLIIICYVKRNPESKATNNFSATNKLGEGGFGPVYKGVLAKGDEIAVKRLSGRSGQGLREMKNEASVIAKVQHKNLVRLLGCCIDKDEKILIYEYMPNKSLDFFLFDPTKRMLLDWVTRLRIIEGIAQGLLYLYQYSRMRIIHRDLKASNILLNKDMNPKISDFGMARIFGENELQANTSRIVGTYGYMSPEYAFEGIFSIKSDVFSFGVLLLEIVSGKKNTGFYRTDYLNLLGYAWDLWTSNRTLELIDPILEDEYSSKHMLLRYVNTALLCVQESADDRPTMNDVVSMLTNEAAALLPPKQPAFSYVRNTGTSTLSTSKVEDCSVNQVTISILEAR
- the LOC102620661 gene encoding G-type lectin S-receptor-like serine/threonine-protein kinase CES101 isoform X1; its protein translation is MERYVVITVVNLVMASFVALILTFAARPSVIVLMLLTATACGMIPLGLIIICYVKRNPESKGEDLMRFDLGMNRQAINIELTEANKHGNGGKKQIELPFFSFSSVCAATNNFSATNKLGEGGFGPVYKGVLAKGDEIAVKRLSGRSGQGLREMKNEASVIAKVQHKNLVRLLGCCIDKDEKILIYEYMPNKSLDFFLFDPTKRMLLDWVTRLRIIEGIAQGLLYLYQYSRMRIIHRDLKASNILLNKDMNPKISDFGMARIFGENELQANTSRIVGTYGYMSPEYAFEGIFSIKSDVFSFGVLLLEIVSGKKNTGFYRTDYLNLLGYAWDLWTSNRTLELIDPILEDEYSSKHMLLRYVNTALLCVQESADDRPTMNDVVSMLTNEAAALLPPKQPAFSYVRNTGTSTLSTSKVEDCSVNQVTISILEAR